In one Terriglobia bacterium genomic region, the following are encoded:
- a CDS encoding cytochrome c family protein, whose translation MRTAVLLLLLLVPAGALAQQTSSPHSAEYCGDCHRAIYDGWKQSAHAAAMESRLFQDALKMADSEFGSEARKVCLRCHSPVAGMVDDFALIRKVSWEGITCDYCHSLREVTLSAANPKARVEFSNVKSGPEKDAVSPAHGTAFSEVHTSSLACVSCHEYKNAQGFPVLTTYSEWNESPYAREKIECQNCHMYNVRGDVVDPRVQRATSEGINLHQMPGSHSVDQLNKAIRAQLSAERQGNRIQVTVKVTNAGAGHFVPTGSPLRQLILDVRLEPFGDGPPQHDQRIYTRTIADARGAVVQREHVAFLKAARVLKDTRLAPKETRTETFLFLVPPGKQARLEANFSYYYSPMASSEAQQKIKFLTLSRLIR comes from the coding sequence ATGCGCACAGCCGTTCTTCTTCTCCTGCTCCTCGTTCCCGCCGGAGCGCTCGCCCAGCAAACGTCTTCCCCGCACAGCGCGGAGTATTGCGGCGATTGCCACCGCGCCATTTACGACGGCTGGAAGCAGTCCGCGCATGCCGCGGCCATGGAGAGCCGCCTGTTTCAGGACGCGCTGAAGATGGCCGACAGCGAGTTCGGGAGCGAGGCGCGCAAGGTTTGCCTGCGCTGCCATTCCCCGGTGGCCGGGATGGTGGATGACTTTGCGCTGATCCGCAAAGTGAGCTGGGAAGGAATCACCTGCGACTACTGCCACTCCCTCCGCGAGGTCACGCTCTCCGCCGCCAATCCCAAAGCCCGCGTGGAGTTTTCGAACGTGAAGAGCGGCCCGGAGAAGGATGCGGTCTCGCCCGCGCACGGCACGGCCTTTTCCGAAGTGCATACTTCCTCGCTGGCCTGCGTTTCCTGCCATGAATACAAGAATGCCCAGGGCTTTCCCGTGCTGACCACCTATTCGGAATGGAATGAGAGCCCCTACGCCAGGGAAAAAATCGAGTGTCAGAACTGCCACATGTACAACGTGCGGGGAGACGTGGTCGATCCGCGCGTGCAGCGCGCCACGAGTGAGGGGATCAACCTGCACCAGATGCCCGGCAGCCACAGCGTGGACCAGCTCAACAAGGCCATTCGCGCGCAGCTCTCCGCGGAGCGCCAGGGCAACCGCATCCAGGTCACCGTGAAAGTGACCAACGCCGGCGCCGGGCACTTCGTGCCTACCGGCTCTCCCCTGCGCCAGCTCATCCTGGACGTGCGCCTGGAGCCCTTCGGCGACGGGCCGCCCCAGCACGATCAACGCATCTACACGCGGACCATCGCCGATGCCAGAGGCGCCGTCGTGCAGCGCGAGCACGTGGCCTTTCTCAAAGCCGCCAGGGTCCTGAAGGACACGCGCCTCGCTCCCAAGGAGACGCGCACGGAGACCTTCCTCTTCCTGGTGCCCCCGGGCAAACAGGCGCGCCTGGAAGCCAATTTCTCCTACTACTATTCGCCGATGGCCAGCAGCGAGGCCCAGCAAAAGATCAAGTTCCTGACGCTGTCGCGGCTCATCCGCTAG
- a CDS encoding carbohydrate-binding family 9-like protein: MTTDMAVATALQNIPHHGAFPAAAEWQSAAPVSFCADWQGKNADPARETQVRLLWSRQTLYLQFRARYREITVFSDAQPGGRRDLLWDRDVVEAFLQPDPAAPLRYREFEVSPNGLWIDLDINLDPAAERKRDLHSGLARRVQRDDACHLWTAELAIPMAALTARFDPQGTWRANFYRVEGPREPRFYSAWRPTGTPQPNFHVPESFGTLRFA, from the coding sequence ATGACGACGGACATGGCAGTCGCCACAGCTCTGCAAAACATTCCGCACCACGGCGCCTTCCCCGCCGCCGCGGAGTGGCAGAGCGCCGCCCCGGTGAGCTTCTGCGCGGACTGGCAGGGGAAGAACGCGGACCCCGCGCGGGAGACGCAGGTGCGGCTGTTGTGGTCACGCCAAACCCTGTACCTGCAGTTTCGCGCGCGCTACCGGGAGATCACCGTCTTCTCCGACGCCCAGCCCGGTGGCCGCCGCGACCTGCTCTGGGATCGTGACGTCGTCGAAGCTTTTCTCCAGCCCGACCCCGCCGCGCCGCTGCGCTACCGGGAGTTCGAGGTCAGCCCCAACGGCTTGTGGATCGATCTGGACATCAATCTGGATCCGGCCGCGGAGCGCAAACGCGATCTGCACAGCGGCCTGGCGCGGCGCGTGCAGCGCGACGACGCGTGCCACCTGTGGACCGCGGAGCTGGCCATCCCCATGGCGGCGCTCACCGCGCGCTTCGATCCCCAGGGCACGTGGCGCGCCAATTTCTACCGCGTCGAGGGGCCGCGGGAACCGCGCTTCTACTCTGCCTGGCGACCAACCGGCACGCCGCAGCCCAACTTTCATGTGCCGGAATCGTTCGGCACGCTGCGCTTCGCCTGA
- a CDS encoding OmpA family protein, with protein MVRTGDINNLGFGWPQGFDPFSGESTPPHPFPWTPPPGSPDGTDRLMIGSAVTQMDYGVKPHDGYSTILRPATPAPNAPPSQARQDSMPRPITLDVGALPAKIDAVLFQIFVDDFQAPVWHSHFQVTLNGTRIPSFEEAINALDQTGPIGKLVSLRLLPEYWPLLQSGTVKLLIDDPTTHIPDGYAIDFVRILVNPHKFKYEVSLAASVVDADKHSPIAGATVTAALVSTATDRHGKGALKELPAGLVVASASAPGYDADSVTVDLVAGQTGKAEFQLHRHEEGTAALERAIAQTGSATIYGIHFDTGSAKLRPDSAPALASILGLINGRPGSRWIIAGHTDNQGGSDDNRKLSEARAGSVVAWLGAHGVEANRLAPKGFGASRPVADNASANGRALNRRVEMAPAN; from the coding sequence GTGGTGCGCACGGGCGACATCAACAATCTCGGATTTGGCTGGCCGCAGGGATTCGATCCATTTTCCGGCGAGTCCACACCGCCGCATCCTTTTCCTTGGACGCCGCCGCCGGGATCGCCCGACGGAACCGACCGCCTGATGATCGGTTCGGCCGTGACGCAAATGGATTACGGCGTCAAGCCGCACGACGGCTACAGCACTATCCTCAGGCCGGCGACCCCGGCGCCCAACGCGCCTCCCTCCCAGGCGCGGCAGGATTCCATGCCCAGGCCGATCACGCTCGACGTGGGGGCTCTGCCCGCGAAGATTGACGCGGTCCTGTTCCAGATTTTCGTGGATGATTTTCAGGCGCCTGTCTGGCATTCGCATTTTCAGGTGACGCTGAACGGCACGCGGATCCCTTCGTTTGAGGAGGCCATCAACGCGCTCGATCAGACGGGGCCCATCGGCAAGCTGGTGAGCCTCCGGCTGCTGCCCGAATACTGGCCCCTCTTGCAATCGGGCACGGTCAAGCTGCTGATCGACGATCCGACCACGCACATCCCGGATGGGTATGCGATCGATTTCGTGCGCATTCTGGTGAACCCGCACAAATTCAAGTACGAAGTCTCGCTGGCGGCCTCTGTTGTGGACGCTGACAAACACTCCCCGATCGCGGGGGCTACCGTGACCGCGGCGCTCGTTTCTACAGCGACCGACCGGCATGGGAAAGGTGCTCTAAAGGAACTGCCCGCAGGCCTGGTGGTTGCGAGCGCAAGCGCTCCAGGCTACGATGCGGACTCCGTGACGGTTGACCTCGTGGCCGGACAGACCGGCAAGGCCGAATTTCAATTGCACCGGCATGAGGAAGGCACGGCTGCGCTGGAGCGCGCCATTGCGCAGACCGGCTCGGCCACTATTTATGGGATACATTTCGACACGGGCTCGGCAAAGCTGAGGCCCGACAGCGCGCCCGCGCTGGCCTCCATCCTCGGACTGATCAATGGCCGCCCCGGATCGCGCTGGATCATCGCGGGACACACCGATAATCAGGGCGGCAGCGACGACAACCGGAAGCTTTCCGAGGCCCGGGCAGGTTCGGTTGTCGCATGGCTGGGCGCGCATGGAGTGGAGGCAAACCGGCTAGCGCCGAAGGGTTTTGGAGCGAGCCGGCCGGTCGCCGACAATGCGAGCGCCAACGGGAGGGCGCTCAATCGGCGCGTGGAAATGGCGCCGGCAAATTAG
- a CDS encoding thiolase family protein, with the protein MNPVYLVSAVRTPIGKFGGALADVPAADLGVLTVRAALERAFGELPAERMPIEKPDWSTIPRFSRDAAAATRTTRYRVDEVIVGNARPAGVGPNLARQIAWRAGLGDDVPAFTVNMACASGLRAILLGWQQILLGEAEIVVAAGAESMSRVPYLAEARWGFKLGHQPLVDSMYRDGLFCQISKMIMGETAEVLTRHYQISREEQDAYALESQQRAARAMAEGRFGAELIPVVRSDAKGRETRCEQDEHVRPDTSPESLRKLAPVFAKDGSITAGNASGITDGAAAVVLVSEAKLRELKLVPLARIVDATVAAVDPRIMGVGPVPAVEKLVQRTGWKLADYDAVELNEAFAAQVLACDRELHFDRARMNPNGGAIALGHPIGCTGVRIVTTLVHELRGTAARKPGRRGLATLCVSGGLGAALALETC; encoded by the coding sequence ATGAATCCCGTCTATCTTGTCAGTGCGGTGCGCACGCCCATCGGAAAGTTTGGCGGCGCGCTGGCCGATGTTCCCGCTGCGGACCTCGGCGTACTCACGGTGCGCGCCGCTCTGGAGCGCGCCTTCGGGGAATTGCCGGCGGAGCGCATGCCCATCGAAAAGCCGGACTGGAGCACGATTCCCCGCTTCTCCCGGGACGCCGCCGCGGCCACGCGCACCACGCGCTACCGCGTGGATGAAGTCATCGTCGGCAACGCCCGCCCCGCCGGCGTGGGGCCGAACCTCGCCCGGCAGATCGCCTGGCGTGCCGGGCTGGGCGACGACGTGCCGGCCTTTACCGTGAACATGGCCTGCGCCTCGGGCCTGCGCGCCATCCTGCTCGGCTGGCAGCAGATTCTGCTCGGCGAGGCGGAAATCGTGGTGGCCGCCGGGGCGGAATCGATGAGCCGCGTGCCGTATCTGGCGGAGGCGCGCTGGGGCTTCAAGCTCGGGCACCAGCCGCTGGTGGACTCCATGTACCGCGACGGCCTCTTCTGCCAGATTTCGAAAATGATCATGGGCGAAACCGCCGAAGTCCTGACGCGCCACTACCAGATCAGCCGCGAGGAGCAGGATGCCTACGCTCTGGAAAGCCAGCAGCGCGCCGCGCGGGCCATGGCCGAGGGGCGCTTCGGCGCCGAGCTCATTCCCGTGGTGCGCAGCGACGCCAAGGGGCGAGAGACGCGCTGCGAACAGGACGAGCACGTGCGGCCGGACACTTCCCCGGAAAGCCTGCGCAAGCTGGCGCCGGTCTTCGCCAAGGACGGCAGCATCACCGCCGGGAACGCCAGCGGGATCACCGACGGCGCCGCCGCGGTGGTGCTGGTGAGCGAAGCGAAGCTGCGCGAGCTGAAGCTTGTTCCGCTGGCGCGCATCGTGGACGCCACGGTAGCCGCGGTGGATCCGCGCATTATGGGCGTGGGCCCGGTGCCCGCGGTCGAGAAGCTCGTGCAGCGCACCGGCTGGAAGCTCGCGGACTACGACGCCGTGGAGTTGAACGAAGCATTCGCCGCCCAGGTGCTGGCCTGCGACCGCGAGCTGCACTTCGACCGCGCGCGGATGAATCCCAACGGCGGGGCCATCGCTCTCGGCCATCCCATCGGCTGCACCGGCGTGCGCATCGTCACCACGCTGGTGCACGAACTGCGCGGCACCGCCGCGCGCAAACCCGGCCGCCGCGGGCTGGCCACGCTGTGCGTTTCCGGCGGCTTGGGCGCGGCCCTGGCGCTGGAAACCTGTTAG
- a CDS encoding DUF3617 domain-containing protein, translated as MRKLVVLGVFFSWVLVAMAGDKVQPLNIKTGLWQVTMTTAVSGRPPIPADVLARMSPEQRARYEAAMNKMASGAPKTRTRNNCVTKEQLNKDPFSDEKKSCTRTVLKSTGSKMEIREVCEGDGVKSDITIQIEALNSENIKGSSHVTAAGGDKSMNVSTNFTGKWIGAVCTDKK; from the coding sequence ATGCGAAAGCTAGTCGTTCTGGGCGTGTTTTTCTCGTGGGTTCTTGTGGCCATGGCGGGTGATAAGGTCCAACCGCTCAACATCAAGACGGGCCTCTGGCAAGTAACCATGACCACCGCGGTCAGCGGGCGTCCCCCGATACCCGCGGATGTCCTGGCCCGGATGAGTCCGGAACAGAGAGCCAGGTACGAGGCGGCGATGAATAAGATGGCCTCTGGAGCGCCAAAGACCAGGACCCGCAATAACTGCGTGACAAAGGAACAATTGAACAAGGACCCGTTCAGTGACGAAAAGAAATCGTGCACCCGGACCGTGCTGAAGTCGACCGGAAGCAAGATGGAGATACGAGAAGTGTGCGAGGGTGACGGCGTAAAAAGTGACATCACCATACAGATTGAGGCCCTCAATTCCGAGAACATCAAAGGGTCGAGCCACGTCACTGCAGCGGGCGGCGATAAGTCCATGAACGTCAGCACAAACTTCACCGGGAAGTGGATCGGCGCGGTGTGCACCGACAAGAAGTGA
- a CDS encoding glycosyltransferase family 2 protein, producing MIRFLDLANHGFFYYYLACNLTYLLLLIVALKTSVAHQRRLESLRLSWLKETPLVPPITVLVPAHNEEKSIRIAVHNLLSLDYPELEVIAVNDGSQDRTLQELQEEFQLRPVNVVYVPHVQCARVRGLYRSGTQPRLLVVDKEPAGNKADAVNAGLNAASSPYVCVVDADSVLERDALLRIMVPILTDPKRVVSVGGIVRVLNGSEIRSGNILRVRLPKKAIEVIQVIEYLRAFLIGREGWANGNMLMIISGAFGVFRTDLVRAVGGYRARAIGEDFDLVTRLHRYLLEQKAGYRIQFVPDPVCWTEVPSDLRSLGRQRARWQKGLLDVLWPNRDMLFRPRYGRIGALALPYLWLFELFAPVIELAGISTIILAACFGALSRHFFFQFLLFGYAFATAISIGAVLQEEITYKRYNDWQDMVRLVSYCFLEHFPYRQLHMLWRLQGLWQYLRGDLVWRAMRRKGLQSANTN from the coding sequence GTGATCCGCTTTCTGGACCTCGCCAACCACGGCTTTTTCTACTACTACCTGGCGTGCAACCTGACCTACCTGCTGCTGTTGATCGTGGCCCTGAAGACCAGCGTCGCGCACCAGCGCCGCTTGGAAAGCCTGCGCCTCTCCTGGCTCAAGGAAACGCCCCTGGTGCCCCCCATCACCGTTTTGGTGCCCGCGCATAACGAGGAAAAATCGATCCGCATCGCCGTGCACAACCTGCTGAGCCTGGATTATCCGGAGCTGGAAGTCATCGCCGTCAATGACGGCTCGCAGGACCGCACGCTGCAGGAGCTGCAGGAGGAATTCCAGCTGCGGCCGGTCAACGTGGTCTACGTGCCGCATGTACAGTGCGCGCGGGTGCGCGGGCTCTACCGCAGCGGCACGCAACCCCGGCTGCTGGTGGTGGACAAGGAGCCGGCCGGAAACAAGGCCGATGCGGTCAACGCCGGGTTGAACGCGGCTAGCTCGCCCTACGTCTGCGTGGTGGACGCCGATTCGGTGCTGGAACGCGACGCCCTGCTGCGCATCATGGTGCCCATTCTCACGGACCCCAAGCGCGTGGTCTCCGTCGGCGGCATCGTGCGCGTGCTGAACGGCTCGGAGATCCGCAGCGGCAACATCCTCCGCGTGCGCCTGCCGAAAAAAGCCATCGAGGTGATCCAGGTCATCGAATACCTGCGCGCCTTCCTGATCGGAAGAGAAGGATGGGCCAACGGGAACATGCTGATGATTATCTCCGGAGCCTTCGGGGTCTTCCGCACGGACCTGGTGCGCGCCGTGGGCGGCTACCGGGCGCGGGCCATCGGCGAGGATTTCGACCTGGTAACGCGGCTGCATCGCTACCTGCTCGAGCAGAAGGCCGGCTACCGCATCCAGTTCGTGCCCGACCCGGTGTGCTGGACGGAAGTGCCTTCGGACCTGCGCTCGCTGGGGCGCCAGCGGGCGCGCTGGCAGAAGGGCCTGCTGGACGTCCTGTGGCCCAACCGCGACATGCTCTTTCGCCCGCGTTACGGGCGCATCGGAGCGCTCGCCCTTCCCTATCTCTGGCTGTTCGAGCTCTTCGCGCCGGTGATCGAGCTGGCCGGCATCAGCACCATCATCCTGGCCGCCTGCTTCGGGGCGCTCAGCCGTCATTTCTTTTTCCAGTTCCTGCTTTTCGGCTACGCCTTTGCCACGGCCATCTCCATCGGCGCCGTGCTGCAGGAAGAGATCACCTACAAGCGCTACAACGACTGGCAGGACATGGTGCGCCTGGTGAGCTACTGCTTCCTGGAACATTTCCCCTACCGCCAGCTGCACATGCTCTGGCGGCTGCAGGGCCTGTGGCAGTACCTCCGCGGGGACCTGGTCTGGCGGGCCATGCGCCGCAAGGGACTGCAGTCGGCGAATACCAATTAG
- a CDS encoding tetratricopeptide repeat protein produces the protein MTHHPFRRKPRKLFLARKPAATLRRALLCLLAAAWLCPGFARGQQQAPDWQAEVRRAAAAQDWTAALRIVEQVMARAPQDMDVRAWHARVLAGAGRLPEAEREYREILAVNSHDPDNWLGLGSVLLRQGRAQEALHAFDRAVALDPQRADLHAARGRAWRAAGNPRSAKREFRKALELEPGNGEAHAGLLSVRSEPRHELHVGMNTDLLSYAGALHDEGTSLTSRWTPNWSTNVGGNFFQRAGVNAGKFVASATASRAHWGALTLGGAAAHDNGIIPKREAFFDYDRGWNLGKHGVLRGIEVTYGQHWYWFTTARILTLNSAAILYLPREWTWTLGITAARSHFSGTGVEWRPSGVAKLGFPLRTRGDRRLAGNLFFAVGTENFAKVDQIGSFSSQTYGGGLRFQFTARQYLSGFAAYQRRTQDRQQTSFGFEYGIRF, from the coding sequence ATGACGCACCATCCGTTCCGTAGGAAACCTCGCAAACTTTTCCTTGCACGGAAGCCGGCCGCGACGCTGCGCCGTGCGCTGCTCTGTCTGCTGGCCGCTGCGTGGCTCTGCCCGGGGTTCGCCCGCGGACAGCAGCAGGCGCCGGACTGGCAGGCGGAGGTGCGCCGCGCCGCCGCGGCGCAGGATTGGACAGCGGCGCTGCGCATCGTGGAGCAGGTGATGGCCCGCGCGCCCCAGGACATGGATGTGCGAGCCTGGCACGCGCGCGTACTGGCCGGGGCCGGGCGGCTGCCGGAAGCCGAGCGCGAGTACCGCGAGATTCTCGCCGTCAACTCCCACGATCCGGACAACTGGCTCGGACTGGGGAGCGTGCTGCTGCGGCAGGGACGCGCGCAGGAGGCGCTGCACGCTTTCGACCGCGCGGTAGCGCTGGATCCCCAACGCGCGGATTTGCATGCGGCGCGCGGGCGCGCCTGGCGCGCAGCCGGAAACCCCCGCTCCGCAAAACGCGAATTTCGGAAGGCGCTGGAGCTCGAACCCGGGAACGGAGAGGCTCATGCTGGGCTGCTCTCCGTGCGCAGCGAGCCCCGGCACGAACTGCATGTGGGCATGAACACCGACCTGCTCAGCTATGCCGGTGCCCTGCACGATGAAGGCACGAGCCTGACCTCGCGCTGGACGCCGAACTGGAGCACCAATGTGGGAGGCAATTTCTTCCAGCGCGCGGGCGTGAACGCCGGAAAATTCGTGGCCAGCGCGACCGCCAGCCGGGCCCACTGGGGCGCGCTGACGCTGGGCGGCGCCGCGGCCCACGACAACGGCATCATTCCGAAACGCGAAGCGTTCTTCGACTATGACCGCGGCTGGAATCTGGGAAAGCACGGAGTGCTGCGCGGCATCGAAGTCACCTATGGGCAGCACTGGTACTGGTTCACCACCGCGCGCATCCTGACGCTCAACAGTGCGGCGATTCTCTATCTGCCGCGCGAGTGGACCTGGACCCTGGGGATCACCGCGGCGCGCAGCCATTTCTCGGGCACCGGCGTGGAATGGCGCCCCTCCGGCGTGGCCAAACTGGGCTTTCCGCTGCGCACGCGAGGCGACCGGCGGCTCGCGGGAAATCTCTTTTTTGCCGTGGGCACGGAAAATTTCGCGAAGGTGGACCAGATCGGAAGTTTTTCCTCGCAGACCTACGGCGGAGGGCTGCGCTTCCAGTTCACCGCCCGCCAGTATCTTTCCGGCTTCGCGGCCTATCAGCGGCGCACGCAGGACCGTCAGCAAACGAGTTTTGGATTTGAATATGGCATCCGCTTTTGA
- a CDS encoding HEAT repeat domain-containing protein encodes MASAFESFQRLGPAAFVLEAILAAIILDGLLLGFILLRRGYRRRFFARRDARVFEIRQQWAAIVSGTIPYATWRNKPFDRRIIQGIALDAFEAAESAESAQLLKFLRSSGLIDRLIFDAQQLHGWRRRRALVALGRTRAPEGILTLADGLRDRHLETRLAALRGLSRTASPEAAQEILRWVAEGGLTVPPLPLQDALVQCCAENPQVLLPHLRRAQGTVREVLGRVLGEVATPALGTELLEFAKDELSELRAATARALAHAPPALALEVLGALAQDPVWFVRLRAFVSLAKLGHPGAVPLLLRGLSDPNRLVRLRAAEGLVNPEIEMVPVFAQVAASEDQYGLHAYCTALENAGLRARLEAELAASPHVSEPLRKRLFDFLRGGKLPAEPLRKTPPPGTGLQP; translated from the coding sequence ATGGCATCCGCTTTTGAATCCTTCCAAAGGCTGGGGCCGGCGGCATTCGTGCTGGAGGCCATCCTCGCGGCCATCATCCTCGACGGGCTGCTGTTGGGTTTCATTCTCCTGCGCCGCGGCTATCGCCGGCGGTTTTTCGCGCGGCGCGATGCGCGGGTCTTCGAAATCCGCCAGCAATGGGCCGCGATCGTCTCCGGCACGATCCCCTACGCCACGTGGCGCAACAAGCCCTTCGACCGCCGCATCATCCAGGGCATCGCCCTGGACGCCTTCGAAGCGGCGGAGTCCGCGGAATCGGCGCAGCTGCTGAAATTCTTGCGCAGCAGCGGGCTGATCGACCGCCTGATTTTTGACGCCCAGCAGCTGCACGGCTGGCGCCGCCGCCGCGCTCTGGTGGCGCTGGGGCGCACGCGCGCTCCCGAAGGGATTCTCACCCTGGCGGATGGCCTGCGCGACCGGCACCTGGAAACCCGCCTGGCGGCGCTGCGCGGCCTGAGCCGCACCGCTTCTCCGGAAGCCGCCCAGGAGATTCTGCGCTGGGTGGCCGAGGGGGGACTGACCGTGCCACCGCTGCCCCTGCAGGACGCGCTGGTGCAGTGCTGCGCGGAAAATCCCCAAGTGCTGCTGCCCCACCTGCGGCGGGCGCAGGGCACGGTGCGCGAGGTCCTTGGGCGGGTCCTCGGCGAAGTGGCCACGCCGGCCCTGGGCACGGAACTCCTGGAGTTCGCCAAGGATGAACTGAGCGAACTGCGCGCGGCCACGGCGCGGGCCCTGGCGCACGCGCCGCCGGCCCTGGCGCTGGAGGTTCTGGGGGCGCTGGCGCAGGACCCGGTCTGGTTTGTGCGCCTGCGCGCTTTTGTAAGTCTCGCCAAGCTCGGCCATCCGGGCGCCGTCCCGTTGCTGTTGCGCGGGCTGAGCGACCCCAACCGGCTGGTGCGTTTGCGGGCCGCGGAAGGGCTGGTCAACCCGGAAATCGAGATGGTGCCCGTCTTCGCGCAGGTTGCCGCGTCCGAAGATCAGTACGGCTTGCACGCCTACTGCACGGCCCTGGAAAACGCCGGCTTGCGCGCCAGGCTCGAAGCCGAACTGGCCGCGTCGCCGCACGTCAGCGAACCGCTGCGCAAGCGCTTGTTCGATTTTCTCCGCGGCGGGAAGCTGCCCGCCGAGCCCCTGCGCAAAACGCCGCCGCCGGGAACGGGACTGCAGCCGTGA